In Rahnella sikkimica, the following are encoded in one genomic region:
- a CDS encoding LacI family DNA-binding transcriptional regulator codes for MSKKQEPGAAVRATIRDVASAAKTGKTSVSRYLNGEKDLLSDALKERIGRAIALLDYQPSQMARSLKSGQTRLIGLIIADITNPYSVEVMRGVEAACRQEGLTLLVCNTNNELDQEKHYLQLLSSYRVDGIVVNAVGMREAAISTLQQANLPMVLIDRKVANFACDVIGLNNVEATQMMTDHLLQQGFEALLFISEPATINTRLERLRTFLQRMQQSPQHIAEQCEIEISNTEALENMLREFIARHSDKRKAVMCVNGTLTLQVARAMRRLGIVWGQDIGLSGFDELAWAELAGVGITTLKQPTYEMGVAALSQLVARIQGNTDPVKDLEFSGELIARGSTAAR; via the coding sequence GTGAGCAAAAAACAGGAGCCGGGCGCAGCGGTACGCGCCACGATACGTGATGTCGCCAGCGCCGCGAAAACGGGTAAAACCAGCGTTTCACGTTATCTCAACGGTGAAAAAGACCTGCTGTCAGACGCGTTAAAAGAGCGCATCGGACGGGCGATCGCCCTGCTCGATTATCAGCCCAGCCAGATGGCGCGCAGCCTGAAAAGCGGCCAGACGCGTCTGATTGGGCTGATTATTGCCGATATCACTAACCCGTATTCCGTTGAAGTCATGCGCGGCGTCGAAGCCGCCTGCCGCCAGGAAGGGCTGACGCTGTTGGTGTGTAACACCAATAACGAGCTTGATCAGGAAAAACATTACCTGCAATTACTCAGCAGCTACCGCGTGGACGGCATTGTGGTCAACGCCGTCGGCATGCGTGAAGCGGCGATTTCCACGCTGCAACAGGCCAATTTACCGATGGTTTTGATCGACCGTAAAGTCGCGAATTTCGCCTGCGACGTTATCGGCCTGAACAACGTCGAAGCCACACAGATGATGACAGATCACCTTCTGCAACAAGGTTTTGAAGCCCTGCTGTTCATCAGCGAACCCGCCACCATTAATACCCGTTTAGAGCGCCTGCGCACTTTCCTCCAGCGTATGCAGCAATCGCCGCAACATATCGCCGAACAGTGTGAAATTGAGATTTCGAATACCGAAGCGCTGGAAAATATGTTGCGTGAATTTATTGCCCGTCATTCCGACAAACGAAAAGCCGTGATGTGTGTGAACGGTACGCTCACATTGCAGGTCGCGCGCGCCATGCGCCGGCTGGGGATTGTCTGGGGGCAGGACATCGGTTTGTCCGGTTTTGATGAACTGGCGTGGGCCGAACTGGCAGGCGTCGGGATTACCACGCTGAAACAACCGACCTACGAAATGGGCGTCGCCGCACTCAGCCAGCTGGTGGCGCGGATACAGGGAAATACAGATCCCGTTAAAGACCTGGAATTCTCCGGCGAGCTGATTGCACGTGGTTCCACGGCAGCGCGCTGA
- a CDS encoding sugar phosphate isomerase/epimerase family protein, whose protein sequence is MKREVVIVTAAYGNSVVKALGGQAALLSIIADAQADGVEIRRELFSEQDLDALPELAENIKRHGLFSVYSVPFPLFIAGGKLNPDAKQYFSEAHVVGARTIKFSLGEFEPGADLTPLRVLLDSQTVKLVVENDQSSDCGILSRINAFAFAAESLHLPLSLTFDTANWLWVGQDPTAAAERLARHVGYVHVKAAEQRDGKWHAVALDNSDGSWEPLLKLLPQDVPRGIEFPLEGEDLTAVTRYYVELLRQ, encoded by the coding sequence ATGAAAAGAGAAGTCGTCATTGTCACCGCCGCTTACGGAAACAGCGTGGTGAAGGCCCTTGGCGGGCAGGCCGCGCTGCTTTCAATCATTGCAGACGCACAGGCAGACGGTGTTGAAATTCGTCGTGAATTGTTCAGCGAACAGGATCTGGACGCCCTGCCCGAACTGGCGGAAAACATTAAGCGCCACGGGTTGTTTTCGGTCTACTCCGTGCCCTTCCCGCTGTTCATTGCAGGCGGGAAACTGAATCCGGATGCAAAACAGTATTTTTCCGAAGCACATGTTGTGGGTGCTCGTACCATTAAATTCTCGCTGGGCGAATTTGAACCCGGTGCCGATCTGACGCCGTTGCGCGTACTGCTGGATTCTCAGACCGTCAAACTGGTAGTGGAAAATGACCAGTCGAGCGATTGCGGAATTTTGTCGCGCATCAATGCCTTTGCGTTTGCGGCGGAATCCCTGCATCTGCCCCTGAGCCTGACATTTGATACGGCGAACTGGCTGTGGGTGGGACAGGATCCGACCGCGGCCGCCGAACGTCTGGCGCGCCATGTGGGTTATGTGCACGTAAAAGCGGCAGAGCAACGCGACGGAAAATGGCACGCCGTGGCGCTCGATAACAGCGACGGCAGCTGGGAACCGTTACTAAAACTTTTGCCTCAGGATGTGCCGCGCGGCATCGAATTCCCGCTGGAAGGGGAAGACCTGACCGCCGTGACGCGTTACTACGTCGAACTGCTGCGTCAATAA
- the ghrB gene encoding glyoxylate/hydroxypyruvate reductase GhrB, whose protein sequence is MKPSIVVYKKQPADLQQRLEQHFAITQFDDITEENRAQVLDALQNAEGLLGSGGRVDKELLDHAPRLRAVSTSSVGYDNFDVAELTRREIPLMHTPTALTDTVADTVMALVLATARRVVNLAERVKAGEWTQNVGPDWFGIDVHHKTMGIVGMGRIGLALAQRAHFGFDMPILYNARSQHTEAEERFGARKCELDELLEKSDFVCVLLPMTQQTFHLIGKEQLAKMKSSAVLVSAGRGPVIDEPALIEALKNGTIYGAGMDVFETEPLPKDSPLLSLPNVVALPHIGSATHQTRYDMAACAVDNLIAALNGDVKQFCVNPDVLKK, encoded by the coding sequence ATGAAGCCGTCTATTGTTGTGTATAAGAAACAACCCGCTGACCTGCAACAACGCCTTGAGCAGCATTTCGCCATCACCCAATTTGATGACATCACTGAAGAAAACCGTGCGCAGGTTTTAGACGCATTGCAGAACGCCGAAGGATTGCTGGGCTCTGGCGGGCGGGTGGATAAAGAGTTGCTGGATCATGCACCGCGCCTGCGTGCCGTATCCACCAGCTCCGTAGGCTACGATAATTTTGACGTCGCGGAACTGACGCGTCGTGAAATCCCGCTGATGCACACCCCGACCGCACTGACTGATACGGTCGCCGATACCGTGATGGCGCTGGTGCTGGCGACGGCCCGTCGCGTCGTGAATCTGGCCGAACGTGTGAAAGCAGGTGAATGGACGCAAAACGTTGGCCCGGACTGGTTCGGTATCGATGTTCACCACAAAACCATGGGCATCGTTGGCATGGGCCGCATCGGCCTGGCGCTCGCACAACGTGCGCATTTCGGTTTTGATATGCCGATTCTTTACAACGCACGCAGTCAGCATACCGAAGCAGAAGAGCGTTTTGGCGCGCGCAAATGTGAGCTGGACGAACTGCTGGAGAAATCTGATTTCGTCTGTGTTCTGCTGCCCATGACCCAACAGACGTTCCATCTGATCGGCAAGGAACAACTGGCTAAAATGAAATCCAGCGCCGTGCTGGTCAGCGCCGGTCGTGGCCCGGTCATTGATGAACCGGCGCTGATTGAAGCGCTGAAAAACGGCACGATTTATGGTGCCGGGATGGACGTGTTTGAAACAGAGCCGCTGCCGAAAGACTCCCCGCTGCTGAGCCTGCCCAACGTGGTGGCGCTGCCGCACATCGGTTCAGCGACGCATCAGACGCGTTATGATATGGCGGCCTGCGCGGTGGATAACCTGATCGCCGCTCTGAACGGGGATGTTAAGCAGTTCTGTGTGAATCCGGACGTTCTCAAAAAGTAA
- a CDS encoding valine--pyruvate transaminase, translating to MTFSAFGNKFTRFSGITRLMGDMNDGLRTPGAVMLGGGNPAQIPEMQDYFQTLLTEMLAEGKLTEALCNYDGPQGKDVLRHALAEMLQKELGWQLDAQNIALTNGSQSAFFYLFNLFAGRRADGSMSKVLFPLAPEYLGYADAGLDENLFVSAKPNIELLPEGQFKYHVDFDHLNITDDIGLICVSRPTNPTGNVITDEELIRLDALAQQKDIPLLIDNAYGVPFPGIVFTDATPLWNPNIILCMSLSKLGLPGSRCGIVIADEKIISAISNMNGIISLAPGSVGPAIATEMIARGDLLKLSENVIKPFYAQRVQETIATLRRYLPEERCLIHKPEGAIFLWLWFKDLPITTEVLYQRLKQRGVLMVPGDYFFPGLEHPWAHTHQCMRMNYVPDAEQIERGVKILAEEVEKAHAEN from the coding sequence ATGACGTTTTCTGCTTTCGGTAACAAATTTACCCGTTTTTCAGGCATTACCCGCCTGATGGGCGATATGAATGACGGTTTACGCACACCCGGTGCTGTGATGTTGGGCGGCGGTAATCCGGCGCAGATCCCTGAGATGCAGGATTATTTCCAGACGCTGCTGACGGAAATGCTGGCCGAAGGCAAGCTGACCGAAGCGCTGTGCAATTACGACGGCCCGCAGGGCAAAGACGTGCTGCGTCACGCACTGGCAGAAATGTTGCAGAAAGAACTCGGCTGGCAGCTCGATGCGCAAAACATCGCGCTGACCAACGGCAGCCAGAGTGCCTTCTTCTATTTGTTTAACCTGTTCGCAGGACGTCGTGCCGACGGCAGCATGTCAAAAGTGCTGTTCCCGCTGGCCCCGGAATATCTGGGTTACGCGGATGCCGGGTTGGACGAAAATCTGTTTGTTTCCGCCAAGCCGAATATCGAGCTGTTGCCTGAAGGTCAGTTTAAATATCACGTCGATTTTGATCATCTGAATATTACCGATGATATCGGCCTGATCTGCGTTTCACGCCCGACCAACCCGACCGGCAACGTGATTACCGACGAAGAGCTGATCCGCCTTGATGCCCTGGCGCAGCAAAAAGATATCCCGTTATTAATCGATAACGCCTATGGCGTGCCGTTCCCCGGCATCGTGTTTACTGACGCGACGCCGCTGTGGAACCCAAATATCATTCTGTGCATGAGCCTGTCGAAACTCGGCCTGCCGGGTTCGCGCTGCGGCATCGTGATTGCCGACGAGAAAATCATCAGTGCGATCAGTAATATGAACGGGATTATCAGTCTGGCACCGGGCAGCGTAGGGCCAGCCATCGCCACAGAAATGATTGCCCGTGGTGATCTGCTGAAGCTGTCAGAAAACGTGATCAAGCCGTTTTACGCTCAGCGCGTGCAGGAAACCATCGCCACGCTGCGCCGCTATCTGCCGGAAGAGCGTTGCCTGATCCACAAACCGGAAGGCGCGATTTTCCTGTGGCTGTGGTTTAAGGATCTGCCGATCACTACCGAAGTGTTGTATCAGCGCCTGAAACAGCGCGGCGTGCTGATGGTGCCGGGGGATTATTTCTTCCCAGGGCTGGAACATCCGTGGGCGCACACGCATCAGTGTATGCGCATGAACTACGTGCCGGACGCTGAGCAGATTGAACGCGGTGTGAAAATTCTGGCGGAAGAAGTCGAAAAAGCGCACGCGGAAAATTAA
- the ibpB gene encoding small heat shock chaperone IbpB, which yields MRNYDISPLLRQWIGFDKLASSMQGGDQAFPPYNIEKSDDNHYRISLALAGFQQSDLNIEVEGPRLTVSGTPAQQETKVEYLHQGLVIKPFTLSFTLAEHMHVSAAEFVNGLLHISLVRDVPEALQPQKIAIGTEKPALENQSA from the coding sequence ATGCGTAATTATGATATTTCCCCATTACTTCGTCAGTGGATTGGCTTTGATAAATTAGCCAGCTCAATGCAGGGCGGCGATCAGGCTTTCCCTCCGTACAATATTGAGAAGTCTGACGACAATCATTACCGTATTTCGCTGGCACTGGCCGGTTTCCAGCAGAGTGACCTAAATATTGAAGTGGAAGGCCCGCGTTTAACCGTCAGCGGCACCCCGGCTCAGCAGGAAACCAAAGTAGAGTATTTGCATCAGGGGTTAGTGATTAAGCCTTTCACCCTGAGCTTCACGCTGGCAGAGCACATGCATGTGTCGGCCGCCGAGTTTGTGAACGGCCTGCTGCACATCAGTCTGGTGCGTGACGTACCCGAAGCTTTGCAGCCACAGAAAATTGCGATCGGCACCGAGAAACCTGCACTGGAGAATCAGTCAGCGTAA
- the ibpA gene encoding small heat shock chaperone IbpA: MRNFDLSPLYRSAIGFDRLFNLIESGQNQGGGYPPYNVELVDENHYRIAIAVAGFAESELDITAQDNMLVVKGAHAPSDADRTYLYQGIAERNFERKFQLAEHIQIKAANLSNGLLYIDLERIVPETSKPRRIEIR, encoded by the coding sequence ATGCGTAATTTTGATTTATCCCCACTATACCGCTCTGCAATTGGTTTTGACCGTTTATTTAATCTTATCGAATCGGGTCAGAACCAGGGTGGCGGCTATCCTCCTTATAATGTTGAATTGGTTGACGAAAACCATTACCGGATTGCGATCGCGGTAGCGGGATTTGCCGAATCCGAACTGGACATCACAGCGCAGGACAATATGTTAGTGGTCAAAGGCGCGCATGCACCGTCTGACGCTGACCGTACGTATTTATATCAGGGCATTGCTGAGCGTAATTTCGAACGCAAATTCCAGCTGGCCGAACACATTCAAATTAAAGCGGCCAATTTGTCGAATGGTTTGCTGTATATCGATCTGGAACGCATCGTTCCTGAAACGTCTAAACCACGGCGTATTGAGATCCGTTAA